Proteins encoded by one window of Lycium barbarum isolate Lr01 chromosome 11, ASM1917538v2, whole genome shotgun sequence:
- the LOC132617970 gene encoding protein trichome birefringence-like 39, which produces MGFLFLSLLFLFSVETKAKAEHYYPNNTSSNSIDGRELLGIRSSCNVYRGKWVYDSSYPLYDSSKCPFIDDEFNCQKYKRPDNLYLKYRWQPFSCNLPRFNGLVFLEKYRGKKIMFVGDSLSLNMWESLACMIHSWVPRARTAVIRKEGLREIAFLDYGVRLLLYRTPYLVDMVRENVGTVLKLDSIRSGRAWRGMDVLIFNSWHWWTHTKSSQPWDYMQEGNKVFKDMNRLVAYYKGMYTWAKWVDRNVDPTKTKVIFQGISPTHYEGKDWNEPTKSCKAETQPFFGMRYPAGTTAGAIVVNKVLSRIKKPVHLLDLTTLSQYRKDAHPTYYSDHNTLDCSHWCLPGLPDTWNLLLYKSLIG; this is translated from the exons ATGGGGTTTCTATTTCTCTCCCTGTTATTCCTATTTTCAGTAGAAACAAAAGCAAAAGCAGAGCATTATTATCCAAACAACACAAGTAGCAACTCCATAGATGGCAGAGAGTTACTAGGTATTAGAAGTAGTTGTAATGTTTACAGAGGAAAATGGGTTTATGATTCATCTTATCCTCTCTATGATTCCTCAAAATGTCCTTTTATTGATGATGAATTCAACTGCCAGAAGTACAAAAGGCCTGATAACTTGTACCTCAAATACAGATGGCAACCTTTTTCTTGTAACTTGCCAAG GTTTAATGGACTGGTTTTCTTGGAGAAATACAGGGGGAAGAAGATAATGTTTGTGGGCGATTCACTAAGTTTGAATATGTGGGAATCGTTAGCTTGTATGATTCATTCATGGGTTCCAAGGGCCAGAACTGCCGTCATTAGGAAAGAGGGACTTCGTGAAATTGCATTTCTG GATTATGGAGTTAGATTGCTATTGTACCGCACGCCTTATTTGGTGGACATGGTGAGAGAAAATGTTGGAACTGTTCTAAAACTGGACTCTATTCGAAGTGGCCGCGCTTGGAGAGGAATGGACGTCTTGATTTTCAACAGCTGGCATTGGTGGACCCACACCAAAAGTTCTCAGCC GTGGGATTACATGCAAGAAGGGAACAAAGTATTCAAAGATATGAACCGTTTGGTAGCTTATTACAAAGGGATGTACACGTGGGCAAAATGGGTTGACCGAAATGTTGACCCAACTAAAACCAAAGTGATCTTCCAGGGAATTTCCCCAACTCATTACGA GGGAAAAGATTGGAATGAaccaacaaaatcatgcaaagcagAAACACAACCATTCTTTGGCATGAGGTATCCAGCAGGGACAACTGCAGGAGCCATTGTGGTTAACAAAGTACTAAGCAGAATAAAAAAGCCAGTTCATTTATTGGACCTTACAACACTTTCTCAATATAGAAAAGATGCACATCCAACCTATTACAGTGATCACAATACTTTGGATTGCAGCCATTGGTGTCTCCCTGGATTGCCTGATACTTGGaaccttcttctttacaaatcACTCATCGGTTGA
- the LOC132617118 gene encoding seed biotin-containing protein SBP65-like isoform X1 encodes MASQQARRENVTDERKIEVEKARVPKMASHFESLADQVQGATDVHPGAVHVKSTVTTVPDQGTHQTKSRHHDQKSQPIQQAQREKQQSSDVVTQGRKQQGFEEKPGGVKFDVHGQEHKNLDTTRGTQMQKQGVGAGGQHERTTEAQARGQGENVAHHEGGGTKGPSLDEISQYRQTAQQNSMDTIRAAEERYEKAKEKGASTLQNVKESATHGLGAATEKGAQAKDTLTHSLQKAKDTALEKGQQAYEATKDNLSGAGQTAAQSAQQAKDYTMQKTGEAKDYAAPKTGEVQEQGKGAASYVGEKAAQVKDATVETGKGAVGYAGKVAGAVKDTAVVAGLGAAHLTAKAAAEATKATASAVSTVAGYAGEKTVAAKDLVADAGKKTAGYAGDKLAAAKDYVVSAEESAAEYAARKKAEAEREIEARKSQDTTKGESRGGDVSGETRESKVEGKESGFQPKKVEETFQEETGGGKESKQPEEGAAVVLHAIGETIMEIGKTTTDLVAGPRGSQTGDEPAVVTKKESTTIKKA; translated from the exons ATGGCTTCACAGCAAGCGAGAAGAGAGAATGTTACTGATGAGCGCAAAATCGAAGTTGAGAAAGCTAGAGTTCCCAAAATGGCTAGCCATTTTGAGTCTCTAGCTGACCAAGTTCAGGGCGCAACTGATGTTCATCCTGGTGCTGTTCATGTCAAGAGTACTGTTACTACTGTTCCTGATCAGGGCACACATCAAACGAAATCCCGTCATCATGATCAAAAATCTCAACCAATACAACAAGCTCAAAGGGAGAAACAACAATCTTCTGATGTTGTTACTCAGGGGAGAAAACAACAGGGATTTGAAGAAAAACCTGGAGGTGTCAAGTTTGATGTTCATGGACAAGAACACAAAAATTTAGACACAACCAGAGGAACCCAAATGCAAAAACAAGGAGTTGGTGCAGGTGGCCAACATGAGAGAACTACAGAAGCACAAGCAAGAGGCCAAGGTGAAAACGTAGCACATCATGAAGGTGGTGGTACTAAAGGTCCATCTTTGGACGAAATTTCTCAATACAGGCAAACAGCACAGCAAAATTCAATGGACACCATAAGAGCAGCTGAAGAGCGTTATGAAAAAGCCAAAGAAAAGGGTGCTTCAACATTGCAAAATGTTAAAGAATCAGCAACTCATGGACTTGGTGCTGCAACAGAAAAGGGTGCACAAGCTAAAGACACTCTCACTCATAGCCTTCAAAAGGCTAAAGACACTGCACTTGAGAAAGGTCAACAAGCTTATGAAGCAACCAAAGATAACCTTTCAGGTGCTGGACAAACAGCAGCCCAATCAGCACAACAAGCTAAAGATTACACTATGCAAAAGACAGGGGAAGCAAAAGATTATGCTGCACCAAAAACAGGGGAGGTTCAAGAACAGGGCAAGGGTGCAGCAAGTTATGTAGGGGAAAAAGCTGCTCAAGTAAAAGATGCTACAGTTGAAACTGGGAAAGGTGCAGTGGGATATGCAGGGAAAGTAGCTGGAGCAGTTAAGGATACAGCAGTAGTGGCTGGTTTAGGAGCTGCACATTTAACTGCAAAAGCAGCAGCAGAGGCCACAAAAGCTACGGCTAGTGCTGTTTCTACTGTTGCAG GGTATGCGGGAGAGAAAACAGTGGCCGCGAAGGATTTAGTTGCTGATGCTGGGAAGAAAACAGCGGGATATGCAGGGGACAAGTTGGCAGCAGCAAAGGATTATGTTGTTTCAGCTGAAGAAAGTGCAGCAGAGTATGCAGCTAGGAAAAAGGCTGAAGCAGAGAGAGAAATAGAGGCTAGAAAATCACAAGACACGACCAAG GGAGAAAGCAGAGGAGGAGATGTCAGCGGAGAAACACGAGAATCAAAGGTGGAAGGAAAAGAGAGTGGATTCCAACCAAAGAAAGTGGAAGAAACCTTCCAGGAAGAAACAGGAGGAGGAAAGGAAAGCAAGCAGCCGGAGGAAGGAGCGGCGGTGGTGCTGCATGCCATTGGCGAAACTATAATGGAGATTGGCAAAACAACCACTGATCTTGTTGCTGGTCCCCGCGGGTCTCAAACTGGAGATGAACCTGCAGTAGTGACCAAGAAAGAGTCCACCACAATAAAGAAAGCTTGA
- the LOC132617118 gene encoding seed biotin-containing protein SBP65-like isoform X4 → MASQQARRENVTDERKIEVEKARVPKMASHFESLADQVQGATDVHPGAVHVKSTVTTVPDQGTHQTKSRHHDQKSQPIQQAQREKQQSSDVVTQGRKQQGFEEKPGGVKFDVHGQEHKNLDTTRGTQMQKQGVGAGGQHERTTEAQARGQGENVAHHEGGGTKGPSLDEISQYRQTAQQNSMDTIRAAEERYEKAKEKGASTLQNVKESATHGLGAATEKGAQAKDTLTHSLQKAKDTALEKGQQAYEATKDNLSGAGQTAAQSAQQAKDYTMQKTGEAKDYAAPKTGEVQEQGKGAASYVGEKAAQVKDATVETGKGAVGYAGKVAGAVKDTAVVAGLGAAHLTAKAAAEATKATASAVSTVAGYAGEKTVAAKDLVADAGKKTAGYAGDKLAAAKDYVVSAEESAAEYAARKKAEAEREIEARKSQDTTKGESRGGDVSGETRESKVEGKESGFQPKGKVEETF, encoded by the exons ATGGCTTCACAGCAAGCGAGAAGAGAGAATGTTACTGATGAGCGCAAAATCGAAGTTGAGAAAGCTAGAGTTCCCAAAATGGCTAGCCATTTTGAGTCTCTAGCTGACCAAGTTCAGGGCGCAACTGATGTTCATCCTGGTGCTGTTCATGTCAAGAGTACTGTTACTACTGTTCCTGATCAGGGCACACATCAAACGAAATCCCGTCATCATGATCAAAAATCTCAACCAATACAACAAGCTCAAAGGGAGAAACAACAATCTTCTGATGTTGTTACTCAGGGGAGAAAACAACAGGGATTTGAAGAAAAACCTGGAGGTGTCAAGTTTGATGTTCATGGACAAGAACACAAAAATTTAGACACAACCAGAGGAACCCAAATGCAAAAACAAGGAGTTGGTGCAGGTGGCCAACATGAGAGAACTACAGAAGCACAAGCAAGAGGCCAAGGTGAAAACGTAGCACATCATGAAGGTGGTGGTACTAAAGGTCCATCTTTGGACGAAATTTCTCAATACAGGCAAACAGCACAGCAAAATTCAATGGACACCATAAGAGCAGCTGAAGAGCGTTATGAAAAAGCCAAAGAAAAGGGTGCTTCAACATTGCAAAATGTTAAAGAATCAGCAACTCATGGACTTGGTGCTGCAACAGAAAAGGGTGCACAAGCTAAAGACACTCTCACTCATAGCCTTCAAAAGGCTAAAGACACTGCACTTGAGAAAGGTCAACAAGCTTATGAAGCAACCAAAGATAACCTTTCAGGTGCTGGACAAACAGCAGCCCAATCAGCACAACAAGCTAAAGATTACACTATGCAAAAGACAGGGGAAGCAAAAGATTATGCTGCACCAAAAACAGGGGAGGTTCAAGAACAGGGCAAGGGTGCAGCAAGTTATGTAGGGGAAAAAGCTGCTCAAGTAAAAGATGCTACAGTTGAAACTGGGAAAGGTGCAGTGGGATATGCAGGGAAAGTAGCTGGAGCAGTTAAGGATACAGCAGTAGTGGCTGGTTTAGGAGCTGCACATTTAACTGCAAAAGCAGCAGCAGAGGCCACAAAAGCTACGGCTAGTGCTGTTTCTACTGTTGCAG GGTATGCGGGAGAGAAAACAGTGGCCGCGAAGGATTTAGTTGCTGATGCTGGGAAGAAAACAGCGGGATATGCAGGGGACAAGTTGGCAGCAGCAAAGGATTATGTTGTTTCAGCTGAAGAAAGTGCAGCAGAGTATGCAGCTAGGAAAAAGGCTGAAGCAGAGAGAGAAATAGAGGCTAGAAAATCACAAGACACGACCAAG
- the LOC132617118 gene encoding seed biotin-containing protein SBP65-like isoform X3, whose protein sequence is MASQQARRENVTDERKIEVEKARVPKMASHFESLADQVQGATDVHPGAVHVKSTVTTVPDQGTHQTKSRHHDQKSQPIQQAQREKQQSSDVVTQGRKQQGFEEKPGGVKFDVHGQEHKNLDTTRGTQMQKQGVGAGGQHERTTEAQARGQGENVAHHEGGGTKGPSLDEISQYRQTAQQNSMDTIRAAEERYEKAKEKGASTLQNVKESATHGLGAATEKGAQAKDTLTHSLQKAKDTALEKGQQAYEATKDNLSGAGQTAAQSAQQAKDYTMQKTGEAKDYAAPKTGEVQEQGKGAASYVGEKAAQVKDATVETGKGAVGYAGKVAGAVKDTAVVAGLGAAHLTAKAAAEATKATASAVSTVAGYAGEKTVAAKDLVADAGKKTAGYAGDKLAAAKDYVVSAEESAAEYAARKKAEAEREIEARKSQDTTKVNTREKAEEEMSAEKHENQRWKEKRVDSNQRKWKKPSRKKQEEERKASSRRKERRWCCMPLAKL, encoded by the exons ATGGCTTCACAGCAAGCGAGAAGAGAGAATGTTACTGATGAGCGCAAAATCGAAGTTGAGAAAGCTAGAGTTCCCAAAATGGCTAGCCATTTTGAGTCTCTAGCTGACCAAGTTCAGGGCGCAACTGATGTTCATCCTGGTGCTGTTCATGTCAAGAGTACTGTTACTACTGTTCCTGATCAGGGCACACATCAAACGAAATCCCGTCATCATGATCAAAAATCTCAACCAATACAACAAGCTCAAAGGGAGAAACAACAATCTTCTGATGTTGTTACTCAGGGGAGAAAACAACAGGGATTTGAAGAAAAACCTGGAGGTGTCAAGTTTGATGTTCATGGACAAGAACACAAAAATTTAGACACAACCAGAGGAACCCAAATGCAAAAACAAGGAGTTGGTGCAGGTGGCCAACATGAGAGAACTACAGAAGCACAAGCAAGAGGCCAAGGTGAAAACGTAGCACATCATGAAGGTGGTGGTACTAAAGGTCCATCTTTGGACGAAATTTCTCAATACAGGCAAACAGCACAGCAAAATTCAATGGACACCATAAGAGCAGCTGAAGAGCGTTATGAAAAAGCCAAAGAAAAGGGTGCTTCAACATTGCAAAATGTTAAAGAATCAGCAACTCATGGACTTGGTGCTGCAACAGAAAAGGGTGCACAAGCTAAAGACACTCTCACTCATAGCCTTCAAAAGGCTAAAGACACTGCACTTGAGAAAGGTCAACAAGCTTATGAAGCAACCAAAGATAACCTTTCAGGTGCTGGACAAACAGCAGCCCAATCAGCACAACAAGCTAAAGATTACACTATGCAAAAGACAGGGGAAGCAAAAGATTATGCTGCACCAAAAACAGGGGAGGTTCAAGAACAGGGCAAGGGTGCAGCAAGTTATGTAGGGGAAAAAGCTGCTCAAGTAAAAGATGCTACAGTTGAAACTGGGAAAGGTGCAGTGGGATATGCAGGGAAAGTAGCTGGAGCAGTTAAGGATACAGCAGTAGTGGCTGGTTTAGGAGCTGCACATTTAACTGCAAAAGCAGCAGCAGAGGCCACAAAAGCTACGGCTAGTGCTGTTTCTACTGTTGCAG GGTATGCGGGAGAGAAAACAGTGGCCGCGAAGGATTTAGTTGCTGATGCTGGGAAGAAAACAGCGGGATATGCAGGGGACAAGTTGGCAGCAGCAAAGGATTATGTTGTTTCAGCTGAAGAAAGTGCAGCAGAGTATGCAGCTAGGAAAAAGGCTGAAGCAGAGAGAGAAATAGAGGCTAGAAAATCACAAGACACGACCAAGGTAAATACACG GGAGAAAGCAGAGGAGGAGATGTCAGCGGAGAAACACGAGAATCAAAGGTGGAAGGAAAAGAGAGTGGATTCCAACCAAAGAAAGTGGAAGAAACCTTCCAGGAAGAAACAGGAGGAGGAAAGGAAAGCAAGCAGCCGGAGGAAGGAGCGGCGGTGGTGCTGCATGCCATTGGCGAAACTATAA